The Pyxidicoccus sp. MSG2 DNA segment CTCTCGTGGGAGTTCGACTCCGACCTCTTCGAGGACTTCTTCATCACCGGCATGCTGTCCGCGTATCAGCAGCTGCTGCGCTCCATCACCGACGCGCCGGACACCCGCGTGTCCAGGCTGTCGCTGCTGAACGACGCGGACCGGCGCGCACTCGTCAGCGTGGGCCCACGCCAGGAGGCCCCCTCGTACCGGGTGCCCGACCTGTTCGCCCGCTGGACCCGCCGCGCGCCCGACGCCCCCGCGGTGAGGTCCGGCGACTGCGTGCTGACCTATGCCGAGCTGACGCGTCGGGCGGAGCACCTGGCGCACCACCTGCGCGACCTGGGCGTCGGCCGTGAGGCGCTCGTGGCGGTGTGCATCCCCCGCTCGGCGGAGCTGGTCGTGGCCCAACTGGGAATCCTCATGGCGGGGGCGGCCTTCTTGTCGCTGGATCCAGGCGCTCCTCCGGCCTGGCTGGAGCCGCTCATGCAGGAGGCCGGGGCCCGCGCCCTGGTCACGACGGCGGTGCTGGCGGGCCGGCTCACCGGCCTGCCCACCGTCGTGCTGGATGCGCTGCCCCCGGCGTCGTCCGGGCCGCCGCTGCCGGAGGGGAGTCCGTCGGACCTCGCCTACGTCCTCTACACGTCCGGGTCGACGGGCAGACCCAAGGGCGTTCAAATCGAGCATCACTCGGTCGTGTCCTTGCTGTATCGGACGGCCCTGGCCGAGGACCTGGGACCTGGCAAGACGATGCTGGCGATGGCGTCGGTGTCCTTCGATATCTCGGTGCTGGAGGTCTGGGGCGCGCTGCTCAACGGCGCCGCGGTCCACTTCCTGCCGCCGGGCTGGGACGTGCCGGGGCTGGCCCGCTGTCTCATCGACCAGCGCATCACGCACGCGGTGATCCCCCCCGTGGTGCTGCCCGGGTTGGCGGCCGACGCTCCGGAGGCCTTCGCCGCCCTGGACCGCGTGGTGGTGGGCGGAGATGTCTTTCCCGTGGAGGCGTTCCGCACGCTCCAGCGCGGAGGCTTCACGAAGGTGACGAACGGCTACGGCCCCACGGAGATCACCGTCATGGCCAGCGGACACCGGCTCGACGACGGGCTCGACCCCGAAGCCACCCACGTGCCCATCGGGCGACCGTTGTTCAATGCCCACCTCGTGGTGCTCGACGCGCACGGGCAGGTGGCTCCGCCGGGCGCCGTGGGGGAGCTCTGCATCGGTGGGGCCGGTGTCGCGAGGGGCTACCGCGACCTGCCGAGCCTCACCGCCGAGCGGTTCGTGCCGGATCCCTTCGGCTCACATCCGGGTGCGCGGCTCTATCGCAGTGGGGACCTGGCCCGGTGGTTGCCCGGAGGCGTCATCGAGTTCCTGGGCCGCCGTGATGAACAGGTGAAGGTCCGTGGCGTCCGGGTGGAGCTGGCCGAGGTGCGTGCCGCCCTGGCCGCGCATCCCGGCGTGGTGGATGCCCTCGCGCGCGTCGACTCGCGCGGGGAGGAGCCTTGCCTCGTGGGCTATGTCGTGGCCGGGTCGGCAACCCCGGTGTCGGCGCAGGCCGTGCGCGAGGACCTGGCGCGCAGGGTGCCGGCGCATCTGGTGCCTTCGGAGGTCGTCGTCCTGGAGTCCTGGCCGCTGACTCCGAACGGGAAGGTGGACCGCTCGCGGCTGCCCGCGACCGACCGGCGCCCGGACGCGCCCTACACGGCGCCGAGGACCGAGGCCGAGGTCCGCGTCGCGGCGGTGGTCTCCGAACTCCTGGGCGTGAGCCGGGTGGATGTCCATGAGAGTCTGCTCGTGCTCGGCATGCATTCGTTGCAGGCGATGCGGCTGGCCTCCCGGCTGAGCCGGATGGTGGGACGGGAGGTCGGGCTCGCCACCATCCTCACCGGGCCGACCATCGCGCAGCTGGCCCACGCGCTCGCCGAGGCCCCGGTCGCGAAGCCACTCATCCAGAGGCTGCCACGCGGATGACGACCGCGTTCCCGAACCGAACAGGAGCACCCCGATGAGCCCCTCCTATCCCTTCCCCAAGGACTGGAGCCTCCCACTGGAGCCTCCCGCTGAATACGAGCGGCTGCGGCGGGAAGCCCCGGTCTGCCCCGTGCGGTTGTGGGACGGAAACACGCCGTGGCTGGTGAGTCGCTACAACGACGTGTTGACGGTCCTGGGAGATCCCCGGCTGGTCGCGGACTCCACACTGCCAGGGTTCCCGCACCTGTCTCCCGCGGCGGCGGCAAGGCAGGGGAGGCCGCTGGCCTTCTTCCTTCGCCCTGATGCGGAGTACCGGGCGCAGCGGGCCATGCTCGTACAGGAGTTCATGCCCCGGCGGATGGAAGCCTTGAGGCCGCGCATCCAGGCCACCGTGGACGCGGCGCTCGACGCGATGCTGGCCGGCCCGAAACCTGTGGACCTGATGGCGGCGTTCGCGCTTCCCGTTGCCCTGCAAGTCATAGGCGACCTGCTCGGCGTGCCCCATGACGGCGCTGAAGACCTGCATGTCCTCAGTCGGACCGTCGGCTCCCGCGCGTCCTCCCGCGAGGAGGCGAGGGCGGCCCTGATGGCCCTGGATGACTTCTTCCTGCGGTTGGTGGAGGCGAACCTGCGTGAGCCTGGCGACACGCTCATCGGTCGCGTCGTCACGGAGCAGGTGGCGACGGGAAGGCTGAGCCCTCCGGACGCGGCCTCCCTGTTCCACTCGCTGTACTACGCCGGGCACGGACCGTCCGCGTACATGTTCGGCCTGGGGACGCTGGCGCTGCTGCTCCACCCCGAGCAGCTCGGGAAGTTCCGTGAGCTGGAGGACCCCGCCGCCATCACCGCGGCGGTCCAGGAACTCCTGCGCTTCGTCAATGTCTCCCATCTCGCCCGGCAGCGCGTCGCCACGGTGGACGTCACCGTGGGCGGCCAGCTCATTCGCGCCGGAGAGGGCATCCTCGCGCAGCCGGACTCCGCCAACCGCGACGGAACGGTCTTCGACGAGCCGGACCGCTTGGACCTCCACCGGGAAGCGCACCGCAACTTCGCCTTCGGTCATGGCATCCACCTGTGCACGGGGCGCGCGCTGGCCCTCATTGAGTTCGAGGTGGTGTTCAAGACGCTGTTCCAGCGCATCCCCACGTTGCGGCTG contains these protein-coding regions:
- a CDS encoding cytochrome P450; the encoded protein is MSPSYPFPKDWSLPLEPPAEYERLRREAPVCPVRLWDGNTPWLVSRYNDVLTVLGDPRLVADSTLPGFPHLSPAAAARQGRPLAFFLRPDAEYRAQRAMLVQEFMPRRMEALRPRIQATVDAALDAMLAGPKPVDLMAAFALPVALQVIGDLLGVPHDGAEDLHVLSRTVGSRASSREEARAALMALDDFFLRLVEANLREPGDTLIGRVVTEQVATGRLSPPDAASLFHSLYYAGHGPSAYMFGLGTLALLLHPEQLGKFRELEDPAAITAAVQELLRFVNVSHLARQRVATVDVTVGGQLIRAGEGILAQPDSANRDGTVFDEPDRLDLHREAHRNFAFGHGIHLCTGRALALIEFEVVFKTLFQRIPTLRLAVPLEVVRFKKDENLLGVHELPLTW